The Aquipuribacter sp. SD81 DNA window CCCGGGCGACGAGCGTGAAGGGGCTGAGGCGGAGGTCGCGGGTGGCGCGGTCCGCCCTGAGCCGCACGAGCAGCTCGACGGACGCGGTGACGTCGACCTCGACCCACTCGGTGACGTGCGGCGCGGTGAACGCGGAGGCGACCATGGCCTCCGCGGTGCGCTTGCGGACGCCCTTGACGGGCGTGCGGACGGTCCCGTCGGCGCCGGCCGCGACGGGGGCGTCGGGGGCGTCGGCCCGGTCGGGCGTCGTGACCGCCGTCGTGCCCGACGCGGCGTGCTGCCGGTCCGCGCGCGAGGCGGCGAGCACGTCGTCGCGGGTCACGACACCACCCTCGCCGCTCGGGCGCAGCGCGCGGAGGTCGACGCCGAGGTCCTTGGCGAGCTTGCGGACCGGCGGCTTGGCGAGCACCGGACCGGCCGCGGTCGCGGCGACCTCCTCGAGCGGCTCCTCGCCGCCCTCGGCCCGGGCCGGCGGCCGGGGGCTCGCTGCACCCGGGCCGGCGCGGCGGGCACGGCGACGGGTGGCACCCGCGGCGGGGCCGTAGCCGACGAGCACGGCCTGACGGCCGGCCCCGGCGGCCGCCTGGGTGCTGGGGTGCGCCGCGGTCTGCGCGCTCGGCCCGACCGGCTCGCCACCCGGCGGCGGGGCGGGCGCGTCGGCGCCTGGGGCGCCCTGCGCGACCTCGCCCGCCGGCTCGCCACCGGTCGGCACGTCACCGTCGGCCCCGGAACCGTCGGCCCCGGAACCGTCGGCCACCGAACCGTCGGCCACCGGACCGTCGGTCCCGGAACCCTCTGGCTCGGAACCGTCTGGCTCGGCACCGGGCTCCGCACCGTCCGACGCGGAGCCAGGGGCCGGGCCACCGGCACCAGCGCCCCCACCGTCACCACCGCCGGTGCGGACGGCGAGGATCGGGGCGCCGACGGCGACGGTCTCGCCCTCGGCGGCCAGCAGCTCGACGACCTCGCCCGCGAACGGGCACGGGAGCTCGACGAGCGACTTCGCGGTCTCGACCTCGACGACGACGTCGTTGACGTCGACGGTGTCGCCCACGGCGACACGCCACGTCACGATCTCGGCCTCGGTGAGGCCCTCGCCGGCGTCGGGCATGCGGTACTGCTCGACGGTGCCGGTGGCACCGCCGGACGTCTGGACGCTCACGGCGTCAGTCCTCTCTGTCGTGCCCGCGCGTCAGTGCGCGAGCACCCGGTCGACGGCGTCGAGCACGCGGTCGAGGTCGGGCAGGTACTCGTCCTCGATCTTCGCCGCGGGGTACGGCGCCGAGAAGCCGCCGACCCGGAGCACGGGCGCCTCGAGGTGGTAGAAGCACGTCTCCTGGATGCGCGCGGCGAGCTCCGCGCCGAGGCCCAGGGTGAGCGGCGCCTCGTGGACGACGACGGCCCGGCCGGTGCGCCGCACCGAGTCGTAGACCGTCGGCAGGTCCAGCGGCGACAGGCTGCGCAGGTCGACGACCTCGAGCTCGGCCGTGCCGTCCTCCGCGGCGGCCTCCGCGGCGGCCAGGCAGGTGCGGACCATGGGGCCGTAGCACAGCAGGGTCGCGTCGCGGCCCTCGCGCGCGACCCGGGCCGCGTCGAAGCGCAGCGGCGCCTCCTGCGAGCCGA harbors:
- a CDS encoding dihydrolipoamide acetyltransferase family protein translates to MSVQTSGGATGTVEQYRMPDAGEGLTEAEIVTWRVAVGDTVDVNDVVVEVETAKSLVELPCPFAGEVVELLAAEGETVAVGAPILAVRTGGGDGGGAGAGGPAPGSASDGAEPGAEPDGSEPEGSGTDGPVADGSVADGSGADGSGADGDVPTGGEPAGEVAQGAPGADAPAPPPGGEPVGPSAQTAAHPSTQAAAGAGRQAVLVGYGPAAGATRRRARRAGPGAASPRPPARAEGGEEPLEEVAATAAGPVLAKPPVRKLAKDLGVDLRALRPSGEGGVVTRDDVLAASRADRQHAASGTTAVTTPDRADAPDAPVAAGADGTVRTPVKGVRKRTAEAMVASAFTAPHVTEWVEVDVTASVELLVRLRADRATRDLRLSPFTLVARAMVLAARRHPEVNASWDEAAQEIVQHPHVGLGFAAATDRGLVVPVVRDADSLDLAGLARAIGELVDTARAGTIQPAQMSGGTLTVTNVGVFGVDGGTPILPPGTGLILACGQVRRKPWVVGAGEDERVVPRDVMTLAASFDHRFVDGELGSRYLAAVARLVSDPAQALVWG